One region of Candidatus Peribacteraceae bacterium genomic DNA includes:
- a CDS encoding DUF192 domain-containing protein yields MMIRHFLPLFAMAVLLASCSPAAVVPSAVTFPGRTVILRNADGTELSLQVEVAVTSEQQATGMMGRQNVVNGMLFTFEEPQELSFWMKNTLVPLDILFFATDGSFTGSARMEPCRTELCPSYYSPGPAQYALEMPAGFVDREGIGEGWSMKYEAMQNAK; encoded by the coding sequence ATGATGATCCGTCATTTCCTTCCCCTCTTCGCCATGGCCGTCCTCCTGGCGTCCTGCTCGCCCGCCGCCGTGGTCCCTTCCGCGGTCACGTTCCCCGGCCGCACCGTCATCCTCCGCAACGCCGACGGCACGGAGCTTTCCCTGCAGGTGGAAGTTGCCGTCACATCAGAGCAGCAGGCGACGGGCATGATGGGAAGGCAGAACGTCGTCAACGGCATGCTCTTCACCTTCGAAGAGCCGCAGGAGCTGTCGTTCTGGATGAAGAACACGCTCGTGCCTCTCGATATCCTGTTCTTCGCCACCGACGGATCCTTCACGGGCTCCGCGCGCATGGAACCCTGCCGCACCGAGCTGTGCCCCTCCTACTATTCCCCGGGGCCCGCGCAGTACGCGCTGGAAATGCCGGCGGGGTTTGTGGACAGAGAGGGGATCGGGGAGGGGTGGAGTATGAAGTATGAAGCAATGCAAAATGCAAAATGA
- the rpe gene encoding ribulose-phosphate 3-epimerase, with translation MPLPLAILPSILSADLARLQEEVDSVTPFVDGIQVDVMDGHFVKNLTFGAPVLRCLRAALPVDVHLMVTNPAERVAEFLQAGATHITFHAEAVAGTAERKALIAAIRKGSITAGIAINPDTPLSAIEDVVNDVDLVLVMSVHPGFSNQAFIPGVLEKVKALRSRFPNLTIQMDGGIDAATARLSREAGANSLVSASYLFSAKDRKAAAASLRA, from the coding sequence ATGCCCCTTCCCCTCGCCATCCTCCCCTCCATCCTCTCCGCGGATCTCGCGCGCCTGCAGGAGGAAGTGGACTCCGTGACGCCGTTCGTGGATGGCATACAGGTGGACGTGATGGACGGGCACTTCGTCAAGAACCTCACGTTCGGTGCGCCCGTGCTCCGGTGTCTCCGGGCCGCGCTGCCCGTGGACGTCCACCTCATGGTCACCAATCCCGCGGAGCGCGTCGCGGAATTCCTCCAAGCCGGCGCCACGCACATCACGTTCCATGCGGAGGCGGTCGCGGGGACGGCGGAACGGAAGGCGCTCATCGCGGCGATCCGGAAGGGGAGTATCACGGCGGGCATCGCCATCAATCCCGATACGCCCCTCTCCGCCATCGAGGACGTCGTCAACGACGTCGATCTCGTCCTCGTCATGTCCGTCCATCCCGGCTTCAGCAACCAGGCGTTCATACCCGGGGTGCTGGAAAAGGTCAAAGCCCTCCGTTCCCGCTTCCCCAACCTCACGATCCAGATGGATGGGGGCATTGATGCGGCGACCGCGCGCCTCAGCCGGGAGGCGGGCGCCAACAGCCTGGTTTCCGCCAGTTACCTCTTCTCCGCCAAAGACCGCAAGGCCGCCGCCGCTTCCCTCCGTGCATGA
- the rpiB gene encoding ribose 5-phosphate isomerase B, with protein MPLPPRIVLASDHAGYSLKEEIKKHLLEKGIDVIDEGTFSEEPVDYPALMRRGCAVVLEQKVPGILLGGSGNGEAMAANKVRGIRAAVVYSDETARLARAHNDANVMALGGRLTKAADAKRFADIFLTTEFEGGRHTQRVQDLE; from the coding sequence ATGCCGTTACCCCCAAGAATCGTCCTCGCCTCCGACCATGCCGGTTACTCCTTAAAGGAGGAGATCAAGAAGCACCTTCTGGAGAAGGGGATCGACGTTATCGACGAGGGGACGTTCAGCGAGGAGCCCGTGGATTATCCCGCCCTCATGCGCCGCGGATGCGCCGTGGTTCTGGAGCAGAAAGTGCCCGGCATCCTCCTCGGCGGGAGCGGGAACGGCGAGGCGATGGCGGCCAACAAGGTGCGGGGGATCCGCGCGGCCGTGGTGTACAGCGACGAAACGGCGCGGCTTGCCCGCGCCCACAATGACGCCAACGTGATGGCGCTGGGCGGCCGGCTCACCAAGGCTGCGGATGCCAAGAGGTTCGCGGATATCTTCCTCACGACGGAATTCGAAGGGGGGAGGCACACACAGCGTGTCCAGGATCTCGAGTAG
- a CDS encoding SPFH domain-containing protein — protein MSFPTLITIGIIVIVLLITMIRQVDQYERGILFTMGKYARTWGPGWHLLIPVFQRLAKVDVRIKAVDVPDQEAITKDNIPIRINAVIYFKVANAEKAVIEVEDFFNAVSQLAQTTMRNAVGEVNLNQLLAEKQKVSENIKMAVDAVSETWGVDVQSMELKDIVLPDSLKRTIAKVAEAEREKQAVIINSEGEVGAAANIAKAAEMLAQIPGALHLRTLQSINDISSDQSNTTVWMVPVEVLKAVEGLAKR, from the coding sequence ATGTCCTTCCCCACCCTCATCACCATCGGCATCATCGTCATCGTCCTTCTCATCACCATGATCCGGCAGGTGGACCAGTACGAGCGCGGGATCCTGTTCACCATGGGGAAGTACGCACGCACGTGGGGTCCGGGATGGCATTTGCTCATCCCGGTGTTCCAGAGGCTGGCCAAGGTGGATGTGCGCATCAAGGCGGTGGACGTGCCGGACCAGGAGGCGATCACCAAGGACAACATCCCCATCCGTATCAACGCCGTCATCTACTTCAAGGTGGCAAACGCGGAGAAAGCCGTGATCGAGGTGGAGGATTTCTTCAATGCCGTGTCGCAGCTGGCGCAGACCACCATGCGCAACGCTGTGGGCGAGGTGAACTTGAACCAGCTCTTGGCCGAGAAGCAGAAGGTCAGTGAGAACATCAAGATGGCCGTGGACGCCGTCTCCGAGACGTGGGGCGTGGACGTTCAGTCCATGGAACTCAAGGACATCGTGCTACCGGATTCCCTCAAACGGACGATTGCGAAAGTCGCCGAAGCGGAACGCGAGAAGCAGGCGGTGATCATCAATTCCGAAGGTGAAGTGGGCGCAGCGGCGAATATTGCGAAGGCGGCGGAGATGCTCGCCCAGATCCCCGGCGCCCTGCACCTGCGTACCCTCCAGAGCATCAACGACATCAGCTCGGACCAGAGCAATACGACGGTCTGGATGGTGCCCGTGGAAGTCCTCAAGGCGGTGGAAGGCCTCGCGAAGCGCTGA
- the tpiA gene encoding triose-phosphate isomerase — protein sequence MRTPLIAANWKMNPPPLGWDAADSPYRPRPDVDVIVFPTFLDLAQCVDAEMNTGAQCGHPDPAGAHTGDVSVAMVSDLGCTYVLCGHSERRQGHGETDAFVAREAQAALDAGLEPVVCIGETQEERDAGKERDVVQRQFAALPSDVSVIAYEPVWAIGTGKNATPEQAQEMHAFIRSLIAPERRASVRILYGGSMNEKNAKELLGQPDIDGGLIGGASLKSESFLKIVEVAADVGRA from the coding sequence ATGCGCACCCCCCTCATCGCGGCAAACTGGAAAATGAATCCCCCGCCCCTCGGTTGGGATGCCGCCGATTCCCCCTACCGGCCACGGCCGGATGTGGATGTGATCGTCTTCCCCACGTTCCTCGACCTTGCACAATGCGTGGATGCGGAAATGAACACAGGCGCACAGTGCGGCCACCCTGATCCTGCCGGCGCCCATACGGGGGACGTGAGCGTGGCCATGGTCAGCGACCTCGGCTGCACCTACGTGTTGTGCGGGCACAGCGAGCGGCGCCAAGGCCACGGTGAGACCGACGCCTTCGTGGCACGGGAGGCGCAGGCGGCACTCGATGCGGGGTTGGAACCGGTGGTCTGCATAGGAGAGACGCAGGAGGAGCGGGATGCGGGGAAAGAGCGAGACGTGGTGCAACGGCAGTTCGCAGCCCTGCCCTCGGACGTATCGGTCATCGCCTATGAACCCGTGTGGGCCATCGGCACGGGCAAGAATGCCACGCCCGAACAGGCGCAGGAAATGCACGCCTTCATCCGCTCCCTCATTGCGCCGGAACGGCGCGCCTCCGTCCGCATCCTGTACGGCGGCTCCATGAATGAGAAGAACGCCAAGGAGCTACTGGGCCAGCCCGACATTGACGGCGGGCTCATCGGCGGGGCTTCCCTGAAGTCCGAGTCCTTCCTGAAAATCGTGGAAGTTGCCGCCGACGTCGGCCGCGCGTGA
- a CDS encoding prepilin-type N-terminal cleavage/methylation domain-containing protein — MPPSSFHRLRKGFTLIELIVVMGIIGVLTFITIAAINPSRQLSATRDASRQSDVNTILNAVSQFLIDGNTLPTSITQTAQEICRPEFPGCPGVDLSVLVTQNYLTGIPADPLAIGEGTNYFIRTTGNSRVAVEAPGGELTASIIVLR; from the coding sequence ATGCCTCCATCCTCCTTCCACCGCCTGCGGAAAGGGTTCACGCTCATAGAACTCATCGTTGTTATGGGCATTATCGGCGTCCTCACGTTCATTACCATCGCCGCCATTAATCCCAGCCGCCAGCTGAGCGCCACACGTGACGCGAGCAGACAATCGGACGTGAACACTATCCTCAACGCCGTCTCCCAGTTCCTGATCGATGGGAATACCCTTCCCACGAGCATCACGCAAACCGCGCAGGAAATCTGCCGCCCGGAATTCCCCGGCTGCCCCGGTGTGGACCTCTCCGTTCTCGTCACGCAGAATTACCTCACAGGCATTCCCGCCGATCCGCTCGCAATAGGGGAGGGGACAAACTACTTCATCCGCACGACAGGCAATAGCCGTGTGGCTGTAGAGGCTCCGGGGGGTGAACTGACTGCGAGCATCATCGTGTTGCGCTGA
- the dprA gene encoding DNA-processing protein DprA yields MAPSPSSLLWSSLNVLTKERYDALLQVYGSLDDATKHLGEELLRGLGCREETVREALTLTEDFDAERYASALEEKGIRFFTLAENEYPARLLQVEDPPPFLYAKGDLTLLEQPCIGLVGTRAMSRYGRRVVGHFVPDFVAAGVVTVSGLAEGIDAEVARETIRCGGRTVAVLGHGLGMVYPRGNRGLADEIVEAGGLLLSEFPLFKNPEKYTFVARNRIIAGLSLATVVLEAPEGSGALITADLALGYGRDVFAVPGEVFDPNYAGCHALLKRRQAMLADHPSAVLRELGMVAPAQRESAFTPQGKDEAAVYAVLTGMPQDIDQLTERLKMEAGRINAALTMMELSGGAKNAGGGMWVRS; encoded by the coding sequence ATGGCACCTTCCCCCTCCTCCCTCCTCTGGTCCTCCCTCAACGTCCTCACCAAGGAACGCTACGACGCGTTGCTGCAGGTGTACGGGAGCTTGGACGATGCGACGAAGCACCTGGGGGAAGAGCTCCTGCGCGGCTTGGGGTGCCGGGAGGAAACGGTGCGCGAAGCGCTCACCCTCACGGAAGATTTCGATGCGGAACGCTATGCCTCCGCGCTGGAGGAAAAGGGGATCCGGTTCTTCACCCTCGCGGAGAACGAGTACCCCGCGCGCCTCCTGCAGGTGGAGGACCCTCCCCCCTTCCTCTACGCCAAGGGCGACCTCACCCTTCTGGAGCAACCGTGCATCGGCCTCGTGGGGACCCGCGCGATGAGCCGTTACGGGCGCCGCGTGGTGGGGCACTTCGTCCCCGATTTCGTCGCCGCGGGCGTGGTGACCGTGAGCGGGCTCGCGGAGGGCATCGATGCCGAAGTGGCGCGTGAGACGATCCGCTGCGGCGGACGGACAGTGGCGGTTCTCGGCCACGGCTTGGGGATGGTGTACCCCCGGGGGAACCGCGGGCTCGCGGACGAGATCGTGGAGGCGGGCGGGCTCCTCCTTTCCGAGTTCCCCCTCTTCAAGAACCCGGAGAAGTACACGTTCGTCGCGCGCAACCGCATCATCGCCGGGCTCTCGCTCGCCACGGTGGTGCTGGAAGCCCCCGAGGGGAGCGGCGCGTTGATCACGGCGGACCTAGCGCTCGGGTACGGCCGCGACGTGTTCGCGGTGCCGGGGGAAGTATTCGACCCCAACTACGCGGGGTGCCATGCGCTCCTCAAGAGGCGCCAAGCGATGCTCGCCGACCATCCTTCCGCCGTCCTGCGGGAACTGGGAATGGTGGCGCCGGCGCAGAGGGAATCCGCTTTCACCCCGCAGGGGAAGGACGAAGCGGCGGTGTACGCCGTCCTCACGGGGATGCCGCAGGATATCGACCAGCTCACCGAACGCCTGAAGATGGAGGCGGGACGAATCAATGCCGCACTTACCATGATGGAATTGAGCGGCGGGGCGAAGAACGCGGGAGGGGGCATGTGGGTGAGAAGTTAA
- a CDS encoding class F sortase, producing the protein MKRPPRHRRPEFILTLLTPLLLAMTVLTGLAIAREDAPPPVTLPAAENPTSAPPTLPLHVSVAWEDSRAERLLVPARLTVPRLGINAPIETVGLTEEKVMASPSSPSAVSWYRFGAQPGEPGSAVIAGHLDSATGPAVFWRLKQLRAGDSMFVTDSNGGKKKFLVTGSERVEGTQAPLQRIFGDTGTRRLNLITCGGIWDTELRQYRERLVVYTELAP; encoded by the coding sequence ATGAAGCGCCCACCGCGTCACCGTCGGCCGGAATTCATCCTCACCCTCCTCACGCCCCTGCTCCTCGCCATGACGGTGCTCACGGGCCTGGCCATCGCGCGGGAGGATGCCCCTCCGCCCGTCACGCTTCCCGCAGCGGAGAATCCCACATCGGCGCCCCCCACCCTTCCCCTCCACGTGAGCGTGGCGTGGGAGGATTCCCGGGCGGAACGTCTCCTGGTGCCGGCGCGCCTCACCGTTCCGCGGCTCGGCATCAACGCCCCCATAGAAACCGTCGGCCTCACCGAGGAGAAGGTCATGGCCTCCCCCTCCTCCCCTTCCGCGGTTTCCTGGTACCGCTTCGGGGCGCAACCGGGGGAACCGGGAAGCGCGGTGATCGCGGGGCACTTGGATTCCGCAACGGGACCGGCCGTGTTCTGGCGCCTCAAACAACTGCGCGCGGGTGACAGCATGTTCGTGACGGATTCAAACGGAGGGAAGAAGAAGTTCCTCGTCACCGGCAGCGAACGGGTGGAGGGGACGCAAGCCCCCCTGCAACGCATCTTCGGTGATACCGGAACACGCCGTCTCAACTTGATCACGTGCGGGGGAATATGGGACACGGAGCTCCGGCAATACCGGGAGCGGCTCGTGGTGTACACGGAACTCGCGCCGTGA
- a CDS encoding type II secretion system protein has protein sequence MGHLGERTPYKQEYPRGLLRAGKRMKKGFTLVELLLSITIIGFLAYIVITAINPSLHLAKAHDAKRQSDVLTLVNAMNQFIMENNNTLPSTLTDVPQQICSINATSCTYINLSMLVPEYVADLPSDPLANGETVGYTIRKDWRSRIVVEAPLAEIMPSIMAVN, from the coding sequence ATGGGCCATCTCGGCGAACGCACACCGTACAAGCAGGAATACCCACGCGGACTTCTCCGCGCCGGAAAGAGGATGAAAAAAGGCTTCACGCTCGTGGAGCTCCTCCTCTCCATCACCATCATCGGCTTCCTTGCCTACATCGTCATCACCGCCATCAACCCGTCCCTGCACCTCGCCAAGGCTCACGATGCCAAGCGGCAGAGCGACGTGCTGACGCTGGTGAACGCCATGAACCAGTTCATCATGGAAAACAACAACACGCTGCCCTCCACCCTTACGGATGTCCCGCAGCAGATCTGCAGCATCAACGCGACGTCCTGCACGTACATCAACCTCTCCATGCTCGTTCCCGAGTACGTCGCCGACCTCCCGTCCGACCCTTTGGCAAACGGGGAAACCGTCGGCTACACCATCCGAAAGGACTGGCGCAGCCGCATTGTGGTGGAAGCGCCCCTGGCGGAAATCATGCCGAGCATCATGGCAGTGAACTGA
- a CDS encoding S-layer homology domain-containing protein — translation MESTLCGGLRAHARLLLFAAAVFAGSFLFFSHANAATYYWVGSDGRWETAANWSTVEKGGTGGSHAVPGASDTAVLSFSGAALRLRTAASLTKLIIAPTWSGSLTMGSGTLAVSSHVRVGSGRILGGTGSVNIGGSYTQTGGIITFPGGRTGGNLTLSGSLSITKGATSAYSNFTSTGTIIFDGATDQTITTGSTATVKFQRFTINNTGDTDADDIIIATSGDLALSGTLLVTLGNMDLATNSKAMRVESGVTLANAAQATLTTNSNITASGSIKVNDAATWTMSAGSLTLNGHTQNLNLDGQSIPNLVIASSVSTTLTDNLTVSTSLQISAGSILALSTFTLTATDTTFTNLATLTEGAGMLYHAASDVLITDSTYAAVNTTVLGDSAYFTLTDADENIDGTVADTVTVTVSGGGDSETVTLTETSVTSGLFRGSIVTAAATAAAGDGTLQSPGATVIYLQYTDAQDLLSYSDTSTLSEAATTASTESTAGQGSRRGSGGGGGGGSLPASSAASSASSTATVQETALPNVRGLLQVMVEGKALVFKDIPVQAWFAKFVSTVVGKAIASGYKDAKGNLTGEYGPGNPVTYAEIAKMALEAAKKNPGSVSGAPKNSSAAGQWSERYIKLAEDLNLSVYGPSLDVNLPATRGAVLQTVLESLGLQLDEAQANVYSDLPISHPHVRALATATRLGIINGDTDAAGIPKGTVRPNANINRAEVAKIMAKVVEMSL, via the coding sequence ATGGAGTCCACACTCTGCGGGGGACTGCGTGCACATGCGCGTCTGCTGCTTTTTGCGGCTGCCGTGTTCGCCGGCTCCTTCCTCTTCTTCTCTCACGCCAACGCGGCCACCTACTATTGGGTCGGCAGCGACGGTCGCTGGGAAACGGCCGCTAACTGGTCTACGGTCGAAAAAGGCGGCACCGGCGGATCCCACGCCGTTCCGGGCGCCAGCGACACCGCCGTCCTCTCCTTCTCGGGCGCCGCATTGCGCCTCCGAACGGCGGCCTCCCTCACGAAACTGATCATCGCCCCCACGTGGTCGGGCTCACTCACCATGGGTTCCGGCACTCTCGCCGTTTCCTCCCACGTACGGGTGGGGAGCGGAAGGATTTTGGGGGGGACGGGCTCCGTGAACATCGGGGGCAGCTACACCCAAACGGGAGGTATCATCACCTTCCCGGGAGGACGCACGGGCGGCAACCTGACGCTCAGCGGCAGCCTCTCCATCACCAAAGGCGCCACATCCGCCTACTCCAACTTCACCTCCACGGGCACCATCATCTTTGACGGCGCCACCGACCAGACCATCACCACGGGCTCCACCGCCACGGTGAAGTTCCAGCGCTTCACCATCAACAATACCGGCGACACGGACGCCGATGACATCATCATCGCCACGAGCGGCGACCTCGCGCTCTCGGGCACCCTCCTCGTCACGCTCGGCAACATGGACCTTGCCACCAACAGCAAAGCCATGCGCGTGGAGAGCGGCGTCACGCTGGCCAACGCGGCGCAGGCGACGCTCACGACCAACAGCAATATCACGGCGTCGGGCAGCATCAAGGTGAACGATGCCGCAACGTGGACCATGTCCGCAGGCTCCCTCACGCTCAACGGCCACACGCAGAACCTCAACCTGGACGGGCAGAGCATCCCCAACCTGGTGATCGCCTCCTCCGTGAGCACCACCCTCACGGATAACCTGACCGTCTCCACCTCCCTGCAGATCAGTGCCGGCTCTATCCTCGCCCTCAGCACCTTCACGCTCACCGCGACGGACACGACGTTCACCAACCTCGCAACGCTCACGGAAGGGGCGGGCATGCTCTACCACGCCGCCTCCGACGTCCTGATCACGGACAGCACGTACGCCGCCGTGAATACGACTGTCCTGGGGGATTCCGCGTACTTCACGCTGACGGACGCGGATGAGAACATCGATGGCACGGTTGCGGATACCGTGACGGTCACCGTCTCGGGAGGAGGAGACTCGGAAACGGTCACGTTGACCGAAACGAGCGTCACCTCCGGACTCTTCCGCGGTTCCATTGTCACCGCCGCTGCCACCGCGGCAGCCGGTGACGGGACGCTGCAGAGCCCCGGCGCCACCGTCATCTACCTTCAGTACACCGATGCGCAAGACCTTCTCTCCTATTCGGATACCTCCACACTCTCGGAAGCTGCTACAACCGCGTCCACAGAAAGCACCGCCGGCCAGGGTTCCCGCAGGGGAAGCGGAGGGGGAGGAGGGGGAGGATCTCTCCCCGCTTCATCGGCTGCTTCTTCAGCGTCCTCCACAGCCACCGTCCAGGAGACCGCCCTCCCCAACGTGCGGGGCCTGCTGCAAGTAATGGTGGAAGGCAAGGCACTGGTCTTCAAGGACATCCCCGTGCAAGCGTGGTTCGCGAAGTTCGTTTCCACCGTCGTGGGAAAAGCCATTGCCTCGGGATACAAGGATGCGAAGGGCAACCTCACCGGCGAATACGGCCCGGGGAATCCCGTGACCTACGCCGAAATCGCAAAGATGGCTTTGGAAGCCGCCAAGAAGAACCCCGGTTCGGTTTCCGGAGCCCCCAAGAACAGCTCCGCCGCCGGCCAGTGGTCGGAACGGTACATCAAGCTTGCGGAAGACCTGAACCTCTCCGTGTACGGCCCCTCCTTGGACGTAAACCTTCCCGCGACGCGCGGAGCCGTTCTTCAGACGGTGCTCGAATCCCTTGGCTTGCAGTTGGATGAGGCGCAGGCAAACGTCTACAGCGACCTGCCCATTTCCCATCCGCATGTCCGCGCCCTTGCCACCGCCACCCGCTTAGGGATCATCAACGGCGATACGGACGCGGCAGGGATCCCCAAGGGCACCGTCCGCCCCAACGCCAACATCAACCGTGCAGAAGTGGCCAAGATCATGGCAAAGGTGGTGGAAATGAGTCTGTAA
- a CDS encoding LamG-like jellyroll fold domain-containing protein, producing MRKTLPSIALAKEGFTLIELLLVVGIIGALAGIVMEAIGPRKMLLSAKDASRKQTVRELQNALTQYQIEEGTLPNVDDIITADDGAKPICKQGVTTDATCVNVDALIPEYIAALPQDTSETNANYTGYKVYREPLGGRPLVTSPHFNDRSEGLVGYWPFHEGQGTTAVDGSGQGNNGTLNGTTGANNRPQWTTGQVGMALDFDGTDDYVNVPDTNVLDIAGDLTVCAWLYPRTMTVSAHPLQKYGGSTAANFRLYRTAAGSTYFYATRGGVWGSISSSYTVAASTWSHICLSYEATRGGQLYVNGIARGSRAGGGALTTTSSALRIGGNTYYNGLIDEVRIYNRALSAEEVAALAQGRENVM from the coding sequence ATGAGGAAGACTCTGCCCTCCATAGCCTTGGCGAAGGAGGGGTTCACCCTCATCGAGCTCCTGCTCGTGGTGGGGATCATCGGGGCTTTGGCGGGCATCGTGATGGAGGCGATCGGTCCCAGGAAGATGCTCCTCTCCGCGAAGGATGCTTCCAGAAAGCAGACCGTGCGGGAACTCCAGAATGCCCTCACGCAGTACCAGATTGAGGAGGGGACGCTTCCGAATGTGGATGACATCATTACGGCGGATGACGGGGCCAAGCCCATCTGCAAGCAGGGGGTGACGACGGATGCAACCTGCGTGAATGTGGATGCCCTCATCCCCGAGTACATCGCCGCCCTTCCGCAGGATACGTCGGAAACGAATGCCAATTACACGGGGTACAAGGTGTACAGGGAGCCTCTGGGGGGGAGGCCGCTGGTGACGTCCCCGCACTTCAATGACCGTTCGGAGGGGCTCGTGGGGTATTGGCCGTTCCACGAGGGGCAGGGGACGACGGCTGTTGACGGATCGGGGCAAGGGAATAATGGGACGCTCAACGGGACAACGGGAGCGAATAATCGCCCGCAATGGACCACGGGACAGGTGGGAATGGCGCTCGATTTTGACGGGACAGATGACTACGTGAATGTACCCGATACGAATGTGCTGGATATCGCCGGCGATTTGACCGTCTGTGCGTGGCTCTATCCGCGTACCATGACGGTATCAGCCCATCCCCTCCAAAAATACGGCGGATCCACGGCGGCAAACTTCAGGCTCTACAGGACTGCGGCCGGATCAACCTACTTCTATGCAACCCGCGGAGGGGTATGGGGATCGATTTCCAGTTCGTACACGGTGGCGGCTTCTACATGGTCGCACATCTGTCTGTCGTACGAAGCGACCAGGGGAGGGCAGCTCTACGTCAACGGGATTGCGAGAGGAAGCCGTGCAGGCGGTGGCGCATTGACAACCACGAGCAGTGCCTTGCGCATAGGAGGAAATACTTACTATAACGGCCTCATTGACGAAGTCCGTATCTACAACCGCGCCCTCTCGGCGGAGGAGGTTGCCGCCCTGGCGCAGGGGCGCGAGAATGTGATGTAG
- a CDS encoding LamG-like jellyroll fold domain-containing protein, producing the protein MPLPHALPPRAASRFLSRIKRQDRQKGGLPCIVRRTKEGFTLIELLLVVGIIGALASVVMEAIGPRKMLLSAKDASRKQTVRELQNALTQYQIEEGTLPNAQSIIMADDGAKPICKQGVTTDVTCVNLDALIPEYIAALPQDTSETNANYTGYKVYREPLGGRPQVTSPHFNDRSEGLVGYWPFHEGQGTTAVDGSGQGNNGTLVGSPAWTTGKRGQTILFDGVDDYISVGNPVSLRITGSQTICMWLYPTNLTARRNPYAKAYGGEGTITQETNGTLSYYYGTNGGNGSPYQGFVTNTAVVSVNTWTHVCLVRDLSAMKLFWYINGAMNRQANASYPAALAGALNVTIGSGYAGYYHGLIDEFFLLNRALTQEEIRLVMNHQF; encoded by the coding sequence ATGCCCCTTCCCCACGCGCTCCCACCCCGAGCGGCCTCCCGCTTTCTTTCACGGATCAAGAGGCAGGATCGTCAGAAAGGCGGCCTGCCCTGCATAGTCCGCAGGACGAAGGAGGGGTTCACCCTCATCGAGCTCCTGCTCGTGGTGGGGATCATTGGGGCTTTGGCGAGCGTGGTGATGGAAGCGATCGGCCCCAGGAAGATGCTCCTCTCCGCGAAGGATGCTTCCAGAAAGCAGACCGTGCGGGAACTGCAGAATGCCCTCACGCAGTACCAGATTGAGGAGGGGACGCTCCCCAACGCGCAGAGCATCATCATGGCGGATGACGGGGCCAAGCCCATCTGCAAGCAGGGGGTGACGACGGATGTGACCTGTGTGAACCTGGATGCCCTCATTCCGGAGTACATCGCCGCCCTTCCGCAGGATACGTCGGAAACGAATGCCAATTACACCGGGTACAAGGTGTACAGGGAGCCTCTGGGGGGGAGGCCGCAGGTGACGTCCCCGCACTTCAATGACCGTTCGGAAGGGCTCGTGGGGTACTGGCCGTTTCACGAGGGGCAGGGGACGACGGCTGTTGACGGGTCAGGGCAAGGGAATAATGGGACGCTGGTGGGGTCGCCGGCGTGGACCACGGGTAAGAGAGGACAGACAATCCTCTTCGACGGCGTGGATGATTACATCAGTGTGGGGAATCCCGTCTCCCTGCGTATTACGGGCAGCCAAACCATCTGCATGTGGCTCTATCCCACCAACCTCACAGCACGGCGTAACCCGTATGCAAAGGCATACGGCGGGGAGGGTACCATCACGCAGGAAACCAACGGGACGCTTTCCTACTACTACGGAACAAATGGCGGGAACGGCAGTCCGTACCAAGGCTTCGTAACAAACACGGCTGTGGTATCCGTCAATACATGGACGCATGTCTGCCTGGTACGGGATCTCTCCGCCATGAAACTCTTTTGGTACATCAACGGTGCCATGAACAGGCAAGCCAATGCCTCGTATCCAGCCGCCCTGGCGGGAGCCCTGAATGTGACCATCGGGAGCGGGTATGCCGGTTACTACCACGGACTCATCGACGAGTTCTTCCTCCTGAACCGCGCCCTCACGCAGGAAGAGATCCGCCTGGTGATGAATCACCAGTTTTGA